Below is a window of Pochonia chlamydosporia 170 chromosome 7, whole genome shotgun sequence DNA.
CGTCTCGACTGCAGTCTTCGCCTCTAATCGTTGCGGCTCGCACCTGGCTTTGCATAAGATCCTTGCCATTTGGACATACGATTCCCATTTGGGGCTCCATTTGCAGCTTCTGGGTCGAAAATTCTTCTCCTATGTCAGGCAGTCAGACATCCTACTACGCCTTGTCCTAAAGTTTGTCAACATCGAGCCATTTTGCGCACACGACAGCCTCATCCCATGTCGAGCCGCGCAAAACCGACTATTGGTGCTCCTAGTAGCTTTCTTCGTCTACTAAGTTTTGAAAGTCTCCTTCCGATGGTTTCCATCTGAAAAATTTGCAGCTTTTTACCCTCCGTCGCCTTTTTTATGCCTTTAATCCTGGTATAAATTCCACCATCTGCCTCATCGAGTTTCTGCTCATCACtcgacatcaacaaaagTACTTTTCTGCTTATCGGTGTTGTTCATTTCGATAGCCTCTTCATCCGCCTCGTCTTCCGATCAACATCTCATCATGTACGCCCGTCAGCTTGTTGTACtcgccttggccttggccactTCGACAATGGCCAACCCAGTTCCTCGGGTAGACAACGCTGAAGACCTTGAAGACACTGAAGTTCGCGATGTCTTCCAGAAATCAACCGCTGCTAAGACACCAGGGTGTACAACGGTCATCCCTATTCTACCAGCTTGGACCTGGGGTCCCACGAGGACCATTTGGACCACGACTACTACTGCCACGGCACACGTGGATTGCGGCCTTTGCACTGCCATCGCAAGGACGTACTTGAATCTTGGTGTCCCTcccgtcgtcatcttcaatgaCACCACCACAGTCGCGGTGCCGAGCACAACGACCGTCCTCAGGTGTGCAACTACAACAAGTATCGCTACGGCAACTCCGGCATCTGCAGTTTCCAAGTTGCCGGTATCTACTCCCACTCCAAAGGCTGTTTAAACATCAGGGGGGACTCTATCAGGACGATAACGGGGAGTAAATTATGGTGGATTCCCAGATGATACATGGTCAAATGCTTGTAAGAAGGCTTAGGCGGCGTAACTCCAACAGAATGCTCGAATAATATTACAACTCACTTCGTTGTTTGACTCATAAAGTGTAATAATAAGACTGGTTGTCGCACTAGTTTTCATTTCTAGCCTGTGTAAACGATGtgcaaaaaaaagaagtatAAATCATGTCTCGCTTGTCGTTTACTTGCAATCCATGTAACATTTTCGATAATCGTTGTCGTTTACTGCGGCCAGATCTAGTGTCGGCGGTGGCGGTTCCAGAAAAATATGCTCTTAATTGAGCAACTAAGATAGCATCTCCACTGTCCATTCTGGAAAAATGCTTAAAACAGACCAATTCAGCGTCCGAAATGTGGTTCCGCGATTCTGGAATGCTCTTATCCGCGTACTCAAGACAGTATCTGAACAAATTTACAGTATCTTTCCAGAGCCAAGGGACAACAATGATTGGTGTAATTCATGATGGCATACAGTTGGCCACGCAATAATCCTAATTCTTCCAATCATGCCTTCACTGCACTCCTTCGtttctcatctccaagatAAAGTGCTACCATAGATGTTTGCTCAACGTTTCGTAACATCCCTCTGTCGTCGGGGTCTTAGTGGTTCAAGTTGTGCGGTATATTGGCCGAATATGATCATAAGTCCCCAACATTCATACCTTACACAGACGCCTAAGTAACTAGCACACATGGTGATTTTTGTGAGGCAGTTCATGTTTGCGGTGCTGGTGACTGCGAAGTGAGATCTGGGACATACAAATCCCGTACCTGGTAGTGTATGTCACCAATGTTATAGTAACAGCCCAGCTCAGGCTTTTGCACAAAGCTCAGACCAATAGAATCGTCCAACCCTCAAGGCTTTGCAAAGTAAATGGCGTATCAAATCTACTCTGCACCTCAAGAAAATCCTTCACCGCTCATACTTCGGAGTCCTGATGAGAGCTCATCCAGGACCGCATCAAGCAGATTCATGGTACAGCCCAGCAACAGAGCCTGCCAAATATAAAAACAACCGGGCTCAAGTAGAACGTTGAACCTAGCATTGTAAGCTTGAGTTCTCAAAACCTATGCCTTGGAACAAGTCTGCCAATGCGTTTTAATTCTACAACTCTCATAATGTACAAGAAAGCAGAGACTATTGCTCTTCtccctcgtcttcttccctCTACcttctttttattttttgtCCCGTCTCTCTATGTCCCTCGCTGATTGATAGAATTTGTGTCACCTCTGGCAGCAAATTTCGTACTGTTCGTGAGAGTTTAAACGGTCACACTAGCATATCCATACTCCCGAAACCTTATCCCCAAGCTCCCGCCTtggagagtctggtctggcgtgaatgtactccgtaaaagccaaagtcaaaatcaagctcaagctcaagctcacGCCACGCATCAACGGTGTCACAAAGTCAATCTCATCGATAACGATCAGGGCACAATGTGCCAACGCCAATTTTTATCCGTCTAACAACCCGACATCAAACCCTTTGCTGTCAGATGGGGCACTGCATTGACCACTTACAAGCTACCACTTAGCTCACAGTTAGGCAGGTATTCTACGTTGTACTTTGCTACACAGCGCGGTTCTGGATTCCTTAGCCCTTGGTAGTTTGCGCCCGGTgcaccaagccaaggaatGATGTATCAATACTCAAGTTCGCTCAAGCACTGTTCTGTACACTAACGTGTCAGTAACAACAACTCTATCAAAACCCACAAAAACTGATGCCCGACAACGGACGGAGCAACACGCCGCCATTGACAGTTCTGCGCCAACACGTTTGCCCCCAACTGCAAATGTCTCAAGTGGTCCAAATTACAGTGTACATACAGTGCCTCGGTGAAGTTCCCTAGTTGGTGAAAATAAGCAGTGTTCCTGACTTCCCCATGAAGGCAGACGCCACGCAACAACAAAGTCAACCTCGGCCAGGAACTTTCACGCCATTCCATGACCCTCTAGTATACCAGTGAAAAGCCCAAGCGTGATGTTCAAAAACCTGAGAATTTCTAAAAGGCCCACAACCTAATTGAAATGTCACTCCTTCCAAGACGAGTACTAGCAAAAAGGTGCGTGCAAGAGCCAGACGCCACCAAGGGTGCACAGTACACGTACCCAGTCTATCATGAGCCCACACTGCACCACCCAAGCCCGTCATCTGAATGCAGCCAGGCATCTTTCTCTCCGACGGCATGCTGTCCGTCCATCGCACGGGACAAACTAGAGAGGCATTTTCATGTTCTCGGCACTTTTTACAGCGCGGACCCaacccaacattgaagacattTGCGTTGCGCTAATGTGTGTCAATGGATAATTCTCAACCATCGCCCCACCCGGCCAGTCAAACTCCAATGCGATTGCGCGATTGCAAGAGTCGACCTTGCCAAACACCAATGGGTCTGCTCCGAATGGCTGCTCCTGTTACCCTACAAAGCGCATGACTCAGGCCAGGGAATCCGTTGGCGAAACACAGCTTTTGAGCACATACTCTGTACATGTGGTGACAATCAGAATTGTGGACATTGCGAGAATTTCTCATTCGGCCAGAGGAAAAACGGTTGTTAGTGTAGTGATGTGTGTGTATCGGCAAAATTGATTCCATGTGATGGGTGTAGAATTCCGAGAACCACTTGGAAAGGTCGATTACGTTCAGTGAGCAACCTATCATTTTCAGACGGCCTAAATGAGATATGGATAGAATACCCAAAGGGAGCAAAGCGCAGCGACGATGTACAGTTCAGACTTTTCCGCCGAACTCGTCAAGTTTCAAGTTTCTCTGCGGCCTACAGAGCCGACAGGCCAAAGGAGTCGAGGCACATCATTACACACTAAACACACAGTACAAAGCAGGTGCAAAATGGAACACCCAATGCACGCAAAGTCATGTTGAGGGTTCACGGTCCTGACAATATAACTGTAGAAACCATACCATTGGTGGAAAAAAATATGTATCAAAGTGAAATATGTAACACAGGAATCAGCATGATGAGTACTATCAATCTCATACATACTCGTCGAGAGTGTCAATGCAGCCCCCGGAAAATGAGGTAAATATCCCAAAACGACCAAATATCCGCGCACCAAAAAACACCCAAATTAGTCACCTATCCATCGACAAATACCAGAGTGTAGACAAGCTGTTGCCAAACCACTAGTTCGAGTGCAACGATCCCTCACTCTGCGCTCTGGCGATTATCGTTGAGAAACCCGTTTAACCAACAGTGACCTTGAGAGCAACTGGCCCGGGGTTGAGGTTCAGGCCGATTCCGTCCAAAGCGTTTGTACCTTTCGTGTAGGCGTTTTTACCTTCTCCACCAGCGAAGATAGTAGAGCACACGTTGTCAGGTCCACCACAAACCTTGAGAGCAGGGATGGGGTTATTGGTGTCTGCAGCAGTGAGGCAAGAGGCATCGGCGCCAGAGTAACccttgttgtccttgttggcaaagtcgaaTTCGAGCCAAGTACCGGTAAAGAGGCCGATGTTGCTGGTAGGAACCTTCCCGGCACCGCAGGTGGCACCACCCTGTGAGTTGGCCTCAGCAGCCATAACCTTCTTGCCGCCTGCAGGGAGATCAAACTGCAGAGCTTCGTTGCCACTGAAGAACCCGTTGATGCCATCGTTGGGGCCAATCTTGAGCCACGCGACGCACTTCTGATCCACACCAGAGTTGTTCTCGAATGTGGCGGTGTAGTCGTAGTCAGCGGCATTGTCGACCATCATCAGGTTGCAGCCATATTTTCCAGGAGCGCCGACATTGCCCTTGAAAGCAATATCTGCAGCAGTAGCACGCTTCGAGACACCGTCGCAGAActgcttcttgccaccaGATCCAGACCCCTTGGTGGTAGGCGGGGTggccttggtggtggcaggagggggaggagcGGCAGTGGTCGGGGATGGGACGGCAGCGGCCTTGATGTCGACTGGCGCTTCGGGCTTGGTGTTCATGACGAAATCCAGACGCTTCTCAATGTGACGATGGATGTTTCTGTGGGCAAAACCACTGGGGTGGGCGGCGACGCCAAGGGCAGCAGCCAGGGCGATGGTTGTCGTTGAGACCTTCATTGTTGCTTTTGTCTATGCCTTCGATGTTAAGAATTGAGATGTGTTGTTGAGTCCGAGTCAATCGTTCTCGTTTTGCCTAGGACGATATTCACAGAATATCAGGGTCGGATGCAACCAAATAAGCCGGCAGTGTTTTGTTGAAGGAGTGTGATAGTTCTCTGTATAGGTACGGAGCCGAAGAGAACGAGATTTCGAAGTGAGTGTAGGCCGGCGATGGCTGGAGCGCTGGTTGTTAAGGAATGACTTGAAAGGCAAAGGAGGGCTGGAGGGTTTTCGTGAGGATAGAATCGAGGCAAGGGGAAGAGGGCTTAAAAGGGAGCGTGGAAGGGAAATGAGCATTATTAAGGCCGGCAGGGGAACGTCCTACCAGACTGGGACTCCCAAGAACAGCCGTTCATCAGAGCAagactggacatggatgggCTCGCTGGGCACCATACCAGGTATGTCTGCACGCCCCAGAGCCTTGGAGACTGGAAGGAGTGGATATGTCCTGGACAGGGGGGTGGTATCTGGACCTGCGCTGGGGCTGCAGCAACGGGGTTACTGTGGGGCGCCTGCTGCCGGACCATGTCCCAATACGGTATAGAGTGTTGAGCTAAGCTCAGTCGCATCTTTGGGCACCAGGTACGTGCTAGCGCTGATTGGCCAATTCCGACTCGTACCTGCTCGTGTACATGGGTACATGAAGGTGTACACCATCTCAGGTTGCCCAATACCTGGAGGGTGATCAACGCGTTGCAGTGTGTACCTCTGACAGCTAATGCACCAAGGCTGCGACATGGCACTCATGGCTGAGGCCGTGTTTTGCGCTCCTTTGTTTCCATCCCAAGTCACATTCCTCAAGAGCAACAAATAACAAACCTTGAGATTGAAGCAAAGGGAAAGGACCAAATCTGCCTTTGCGCGGACTACATGCGTGAGGTTGATTGCGTTCCCTGGTAGCCACGTCGTACAAAGCCAAAATGGCTGACATGACCAAATTTGCTGTTCTCCGTAGCACGATGGCCAATCCTCCTTGTTTGACAGGGGCAATGCAGATTAAAGTGTGTGTTTAATCTTGATCACGCTGGGGTCTTTCCGTGCTCATCTCCTCCGTATTGGCACCAAAATCTTATTGCTCCTCTACTCCGCGCTCCGTACTGGAGCTGGCGATGGGGTAACGTTCTTCAGCGGCAATTCAGATTCACCACTGCCGCATGATAGCTTTATTCTGAAGAGGCTGTCTTCTGTTTCGAtcggtgatgatgccttgCCGCTTGATGAAGCATCGGGTTCGGCAAACTTCGTCAACAGAACGTCACATATTGAAGTGTTTGGCACCAGGTTCATGCCGCCTGCCACGTCGCAGACATAGTACTCATCAAGATCGCATTGAGTAccgccatcttggccttgatgtCCCTCGACTGGTCCACAGCAAGTCACGACCAAGGCGTGGGAAGTATATTGCAGCGTGCGAACCATGTATCGTGGGTTGCAAGATGCGCCGGCGTGGCTTCTGCGCTTGAGGGAAACGAAGAAATTTCTTGTTTGAGAGTCAACGGTGTCTCCATAACCCTCCACAGGAACACCCACTGCCACCTCCTGGAAGAACAGAATCGATACCTGATGCTTGATGCCTGGTGCCTGGTGCATGGTGGGAGAAGCCTGGCAGCTAGGGTGACTTGGGTGACAAACTGCTTTTGCCAACTGTTCTGACAAGTTGATGTGGATCGGTTGGTGCCACGCAGCTGGCTTGGAAGGCGGCTTgcatggcgatgaagtcGAGCCCCTATCCACGAGCATCACGATCAAATGTCATTGAatggttggtggtggcccACAAGACCAGACGCCTCAGTGGCCCCAACCAGTGTGGCCGTTGACCGTTTGGCGCTGCAAGCCCTGTGAAAAACTCAGCagagcaagtcaagttggtgTGAGCGCTTTCTGTCCTCACCGTCATTCACCTGTAACAACTGTCCCAGTGTTCAATGTCGCCAGGCAATTTATTTTTCCTCCCCTATGGATCAGAGAAAAATGTTTCCCTTCAGGTCTTACAGAGCCAGGCTGACCCTGGTCCGGCCCACCGGACATTCTGAGTTGttggacaagaagcaaaccCGATCGCCATTGTGTGATCCACACGTGTTCCTTGGTGGCAGTCGGGCCGGGGTGTAtttgttcaaatgtttgctTGGGCCGTCGCAGCATGAAAAAGGCATGTGGAAAAATAGCGACCCTCAATCAAGGCTCACCATTATCTACAACTGGGCGTACAGTATTTCGGGTGACGTGACGGAGCATGCAtgtgaagtctggtcaagtaGCAATTGAGTTTTCTTCAGTCTTCCGTGTCTAGTCTAGTTGCACGTGGCTGAGTGCATGGCGGTCAACGGGCGGAACTCGactgccatttccaaccagATTGAGCAAGTACCAGCCTCAAGAAAAGTTGAGTCGGCAGGTACAAACATTGATTGCATAAAGTActgtacctacctaggtacctgggtactgATGCATATGAGCAAGAGCATGGCCAtttcttgtctggttggttcTGTGCACACGCCAGGGACTGGGCACGTGGAAGGCGAGGTTTCTGTGGCCCAAGatgcgaccagaccagacccaacattgaacattcaatgttgaataCCAGACTTTATGCTCTCATCAGTCTGGGCGCCCCTCGGTTTCGGTGCACTGCAGGTACGAAGCCCAATGGAACGTCAATAAACCACACGCATTCATCGcactagaccagaccagatcacACCAGACGTATCAACGTGGAGCCATTTGACGGTATTAATAAAACAGGaaagccaaggctgctggaCTGTTgggttttcaatgttggctgctgGGTGGTGTGTTTctaccaaccagacacaatggAGCACTTGAGTACAAAGCACCACCCTTTGGAATGAAAAACAAACGTCCCAACATGGAATGCCAACAGCCTTTGATCTCTAAATTTTGACGCACGGAATGCTCATGGGTGGCAGGGAGACAAGCGAGAAGCGGTAATATCGCTCCATGTCATTCTCATCTGGGTGCACGTCCTGTGTAACAGCTCAGCATTGTCCCTGTGCtttccatgttggctggtgCACTCAACTTGTCCTTGGTCTAATTACGGAGTAGAgcaggtctggtgcaatctGGTGCAATGTTGGATCCCCCCAGTTTCCTtcaattgatgtctgcacggtctggtccatgtcaccCCAATGCCCCCTAATCTCACCTTCTGTGCCAGACCACTTGCAGGCcatgcacatgcagcccTCCAGTCTGTAATAGTGCACATgaagacagaccagacaccagatTGACGTTTATGACATATAATGTCTGATGTCCTGGTATCGGCACATCGAACAGTATATTTTTTTCCCTCTTGCTTTCCGTTTTCTTAGACATGCATTACTCGCAATACCAAACCCCTcggtcaacattgaaggatcGTCGGCAATAAAGGCACTGGGTGCACAGCCCATTCATCTTGTCCCGTTACACTGCTGCGCTGCCCTGGCCACCAGACCGCATATTGAATAATGCCTGGTCAAATATTTGTTATCGGACAAGGGAGACATGAAAGGAGTCCCCTGGCTCGACTCTTTGTGCTCTGTAAGTACTGGACCAAGGAGGTCAGTACGTAGTTTAAACTCCCTGCTTGCTCAATCCATGTCAGCGCAAGGGCCGCCATATTCTTtctgccaagaagacacAGCCCTGAAACATGAACGcgaaaacattgaacactgTTTCGTTGTTTGATGTCTCGGCCCAAGCCACCGGctggccagacatggactcgaACTCTTTCCACGTTTCCAAGGAACCAAGTCCTTGACTCATTCCtgccctcttcaaccacatcaccTCCGTTGGGCATGCTCCGTAGTTGCGTATCAAATTACTCTatagtacggagtacgtacTGTAACAAGCAATCCTTGTAGCTCACTGGGATCTGCGCATTTTCTATTTTGATCTATGGGGAGTGGCtcatcgccgtcatcatctccaagaaaGTGCTCCGTTCCCGAGTACGATGTATCGTATCCTAgagtgtactccgtaaaaCACGAGCATTTTTTTCGCCAAAATCAAGGAAATCTAGTTCCACCTCAAAGCACACCTGTCTATCACTTCCGGCATCCACTGTCCGCGTAAGCCGATGGCAGACCAGGATACTTCCGGTCAATGCATAAGCTGCATTTGTGTggttgcaccagactcaagctGGACCGGCCTGCATCCTTGCTTCCCGCCCTGCCGCTCACCCGTTGCCGGAACAAGCGGGACATGGAAACTACTTGACTCCTTTCCCGTCCGTTCTGGAAGATGCATGGTCGGCCAGTGCAAGCTACCTGATGTCTTTGCTCAACTACTTTACAGAGTATTGTACGCATATGGTTGATGCAAATCCTTGAAGTCATCGACTTCGATCATGTGCAAGGCAGTTGCGTTGCTGGAgctgacttgacatttgacaaaaaagaaaaaaaaaggacaacCTGGACATTGTGCCGCATAAAATTTATGGGCTTCTGATACTGATTCAAACGCTCCGTCCAAAAATCGCAAGGGTGGTATTCCAAggccctcttcatcaataCAAGAGTATAAACGCAGAGTGTAGGCTAGTCTAATTAATCTCTGTCGAACCGTTGCTTAACAGTAGCTTCTCATTGCATCCTCATAACCAGTTCCGCCGCGTAGGTCGCGCccaaacttgacatggatgTCCAAGACTTGTTGGATGTGCCGCATGCTAAGTGGCTCGTCCTTATTCATTGCTAGGTCCTGGGCTGATCCCACCATGTTCTTGATCTCGCGTCCATTCAGCtcatgcttggcaagcttgttgaGATCTTCGTCGGAAAACGGCTCGACTTTCAATTTGCCGAAAGCCTTGACACGATCGATAAACATTTTGAAGATGGCCTTCTTAGCTTTGCTATCAAGACCCTCATACCGAAGGGCTATATGAATTCGCGATTGAAATGCTTCATCAAACGTCTGATACGCTGTGTTAGTCGTCATCTGTCACGCCAAGGAAGTTGAACCCGAGAAAATTCTTGAACTTGCCTCTACTCGATTGGTGGTGAGAAATAATATGCCCTGGAAATACTCCAATTGTCTCAAGAAGATGCTAACGAGTGCGTTGCGATGTATGTCCTGCATATTCCGCTTCTCCAGAAACAcatcagcctcatcaagTAGTAGAATGGCTCCCCATGCGTGACAAATGTCCAACATTTTCTGCAGGTCGGCCTCGAGATAACGAGAGTCCGTTCCGAGCTCACCAGCAGAAGCCATATACAGAGGACATCGAAGTAATTCGCTAATACCCTCTGCCGTCAGCGTTTTCCCTGTTCCGGGTGGACCGTGGAGCACCGCTGGAAAGACATGTTAGTTGACCAGATGCGCCTGATAACAAACAGCaacgccatgccatgcaaaTATACTTACTAACGAGccctttgcccttgccctgTATCACATCGTCAATTGTCTGCGTGGCGTTTTGTTTCCGTGATTTCACAAGTGCCTGGACAAGATCCTTCGTTTCTGGTGGGAGCACCAGCGAGTCCCATGCATCTTCATTCCACTTGATGTCGTGCACTCTTGAGACTGCAAACTCCAACCAAAGCTTTTCTGAGAAAGAGAACCCCAGAACTACTGGAGAAGCGAGGAGGTAGTCCTCATCAGTAAATTCCAACGCCATCTCGGAAGCATCTTCCTCTGGCGTGTTCACTGGCTTTTCTTCTCCAGACGAATCAGCACCTGCTGCCCCAGGAGCTACTTTGCTGGTAGCCGTCGATGGTGGTTGGGACACCTTGGACCTTGCCTCCAAGTCTGTCTGAAGAGCCTTAGTAACCAGTACGCTGCAGTCCAAGTTCTTCGTTGTCTTAGTAACCACTCTCGGACCGCCATCTCCTTGCATATCATCGGAAGAGAAGCACTCGTAGAGCTCATCATCGCCGTCCGATAAGCCTAGATCAGAGAGAGCGTCAAAGTCTTTTGGCCGTACATTGGACAGGTAGTAGTTTGGGTTGATTCGCCTGAAGATCGCTGGGTCAACCATTATTCGACTTTGCTGAATGTGGAATTTGACCACGGAGCCCTTCTTCCGTTTGTTGTACGCAATGCCTGTATAAGCTTTGTAGTGTGTTCCGTGAAGAGTTACAAACTTTTTTCCACGCTCCACAAGCAGTCGACGGACCCCATCTTCGTCCCTGTGATATGATAGGGGATAAAATGGAAGACTTGTTATCTTGCGAGTACCCTGGAACTCTGCGATTTCCTCTGACACCGTACCATGTCCAAATCGCTTTCCGTCAAATTCAAGGTACTTTCCGTCGATGAAGTAAAAGTCACCGCGCAACAATGACGACTGCCGCACTGCCAGGTCGATCTTGAAAACCCTAGGGTCATCTGTGAAACCATATGTTGAAGAATACACAAGTGTGTTAGGCTTCCACAAAGCCCAAAGGTAGTCGAATGTGATAATTCCACTCTCAAGCATGGGGTAGAGACTCTCTTTGACCTTTGCGTAATCTTTATCCAGGTACTTTATTAAGACTTTAAGCTCCTTGCGTTTATTGTCGAGCCTAAGCTGGTTCTTTCTTCGCTTGCGTCTACAGTTGCCCGCTGGCTCAACTTCCCTCAGTTTCGCCGAATGTGATCGAAAGTCTTCCAGGTATCTAGCCTTCGGGTTAGTTCTGATCTCTAAGGGGCATGCAGGATGTGACAATAATTGGTTACTCAAGGGTCACAAGGGTTGAGAAAAGCCAAGAATAGCAAAGGACGCAAGTCACTTACAGGAAGAGTAGATTTGGGTCCAATTTCGGCGTTTCATCAACCAGATTTACGCCTCGCACATTCCCTATGACGTCTTGCAGGCATTCACGCAGAAGCTTGCTTTTGATATCGACAATTGTGGTACGATATTTACCCTCGCTGTCAAAGGTTCTCCTCACGTGGAATAGATATTCATCGTACTTGGAGCTCGTGGTCATTTCGGCGGTGTCCTGCAGTTTGAACGTATACAAAGAGCTGTCCCATACCGAATCTACTCGTTTGTaggccaactttttttcttttgcttgcttAGAAATGGATCGAGGTTTGTCGCCTGG
It encodes the following:
- a CDS encoding allergen Asp F4-like protein (similar to Metarhizium robertsii ARSEF 23 XP_007818946.1) — encoded protein: MKVSTTTIALAAALGVAAHPSGFAHRNIHRHIEKRLDFVMNTKPEAPVDIKAAAVPSPTTAAPPPPATTKATPPTTKGSGSGGKKQFCDGVSKRATAADIAFKGNVGAPGKYGCNLMMVDNAADYDYTATFENNSGVDQKCVAWLKIGPNDGINGFFSGNEALQFDLPAGGKKVMAAEANSQGGATCGAGKVPTSNIGLFTGTWLEFDFANKDNKGYSGADASCLTAADTNNPIPALKVCGGPDNVCSTIFAGGEGKNAYTKGTNALDGIGLNLNPGPVALKVTVG
- a CDS encoding AAA family ATPase (similar to Coccidioides immitis RS XP_001246016.1), which gives rise to MESSPASPAGGSRQESNVGKSQGNVNDTGAFEVENKASKKQSDSATKKLSEASKRSATKSTKSIKSGKSPKTGTSEKAGRGGKSLSAGGPTQHRKYGQSRRHKEISSSESEDYSSSESEGGYSQNTNENSDSYSSEEEQSHRRRKHRQRRPSRSVSRHVTHQSRAASRSGRIQGMDDGKAEFEQDNDLMSSRDAELSNPRGYRGWNDHNTQRDMGEAIAHLESRCAQLQMQMEKMNGNGNAVQTMAVPLSSQPSAQHHPPMQPLGIANPYYPVGWNASFNPNPNMRSFAANQRMMLRGESPFHRGMHGAPGQPHIAMPGDKPRSISKQAKEKKLAYKRVDSVWDSSLYTFKLQDTAEMTTSSKYDEYLFHVRRTFDSEGKYRTTIVDIKSKLLRECLQDVIGNVRGVNLVDETPKLDPNLLFLYLEDFRSHSAKLREVEPAGNCRRKRRKNQLRLDNKRKELKVLIKYLDKDYAKVKESLYPMLESGIITFDYLWALWKPNTLVYSSTYGFTDDPRVFKIDLAVRQSSLLRGDFYFIDGKYLEFDGKRFGHGTVSEEIAEFQGTRKITSLPFYPLSYHRDEDGVRRLLVERGKKFVTLHGTHYKAYTGIAYNKRKKGSVVKFHIQQSRIMVDPAIFRRINPNYYLSNVRPKDFDALSDLGLSDGDDELYECFSSDDMQGDGGPRVVTKTTKNLDCSVLVTKALQTDLEARSKVSQPPSTATSKVAPGAAGADSSGEEKPVNTPEEDASEMALEFTDEDYLLASPVVLGFSFSEKLWLEFAVSRVHDIKWNEDAWDSLVLPPETKDLVQALVKSRKQNATQTIDDVIQGKGKGLVTVLHGPPGTGKTLTAEGISELLRCPLYMASAGELGTDSRYLEADLQKMLDICHAWGAILLLDEADVFLEKRNMQDIHRNALVSIFLRQLEYFQGILFLTTNRTFDEAFQSRIHIALRYEGLDSKAKKAIFKMFIDRVKAFGKLKVEPFSDEDLNKLAKHELNGREIKNMVGSAQDLAMNKDEPLSMRHIQQVLDIHVKFGRDLRGGTGYEDAMRSYC